In Janthinobacterium sp. 67, a genomic segment contains:
- the egtB gene encoding ergothioneine biosynthesis protein EgtB, translating into MLIDHYNKVRQHSLLLAEPLSDEDCGAQSMPDASPVKWHLAHTTWFFETFILESMEVAFAPFHPAFRVLFNSYYNGVGEKHPRAQRGLLTRPGMAQVRAYRANVDARIARLLAGELARDERERLTMLLALGLEHEQQHQELLLTDVKHLLAQSALFPAYLDNAAPPAPQAAQPTAWLAFDGGLAQIGHAGDGFCFDNELPRHPQYVAPFELASALVTNGEYLAFIEAGGYRTAHWWLAEGWDWVRGQSLQCPLYWQRDEAGRWQEFTLYGLRPLDAAAPATHLSLFEADAYAHWAGARLPTEAEWELAAQGTAVEVGQLHPAAGAPGTGLRQMFGHCWQWTSSSYAPYPGYRTAPGALGEYNGKFMLNQYVLRGSSCATPAGHARASYRNFFPAGARWQFSGVRLARQVE; encoded by the coding sequence ATGCTGATCGATCACTACAACAAGGTGCGCCAGCACTCGCTGCTGCTGGCCGAACCGCTGTCCGACGAGGATTGCGGCGCGCAGTCGATGCCGGACGCCAGTCCCGTGAAATGGCATCTCGCGCATACGACCTGGTTTTTTGAAACGTTTATCCTGGAAAGCATGGAAGTGGCGTTCGCGCCCTTCCACCCGGCCTTCCGCGTGCTGTTCAACTCGTATTACAACGGCGTGGGCGAGAAGCACCCGCGTGCCCAGCGGGGCTTGCTGACGCGCCCCGGCATGGCGCAGGTGCGCGCCTACCGGGCCAACGTCGATGCACGCATCGCGCGCCTGCTGGCGGGCGAACTGGCGCGCGACGAGCGCGAACGGCTGACCATGCTGCTGGCGCTGGGCCTCGAGCACGAGCAGCAGCACCAGGAGTTGCTGTTGACGGACGTCAAGCACCTGCTGGCGCAGAGCGCCCTGTTTCCCGCTTACCTGGACAACGCCGCGCCACCAGCGCCGCAAGCTGCGCAGCCCACGGCCTGGCTCGCCTTTGACGGCGGCCTGGCGCAGATCGGCCATGCGGGCGACGGCTTTTGTTTCGACAATGAATTGCCGCGCCACCCGCAGTACGTGGCGCCGTTCGAACTGGCCAGCGCGCTGGTGACGAATGGCGAATATCTCGCCTTTATCGAGGCGGGCGGCTACCGCACGGCGCATTGGTGGCTGGCCGAAGGCTGGGACTGGGTGCGCGGCCAAAGCTTGCAGTGCCCGCTGTACTGGCAGCGCGACGAGGCCGGCCGCTGGCAGGAGTTCACTTTATATGGCTTGCGCCCGCTTGATGCGGCTGCGCCGGCCACGCATCTGTCGCTGTTCGAGGCGGACGCCTATGCGCACTGGGCTGGCGCGCGCCTGCCGACGGAAGCGGAGTGGGAGCTGGCGGCGCAAGGCACCGCCGTGGAAGTGGGCCAGCTGCATCCGGCCGCTGGCGCGCCGGGAACGGGATTGCGGCAAATGTTCGGCCACTGCTGGCAATGGACCAGCAGCAGCTACGCGCCGTATCCGGGCTACCGCACGGCGCCCGGGGCGCTCGGTGAATACAACGGCAAGTTCATGCTGAACCAGTATGTGCTGCGCGGCTCGTCCTGCGCCACGCCGGCCGGCCATGCGCGCGCCAGCTACCGCAATTTCTTCCCGGCCGGCGCGCGCTGGCAATTTTCCGGCGTTCGCCTGGCGCGCCAGGTGGAATAG
- a CDS encoding barstar family protein, with translation MNRQALVTIDLSEISSPRQLHAALAAALAFPSFYGMNWDAFWDAITGLVDMPQRIELRGWPAFAARLPHEAATLQRILTRMAQDTQDAPDGATHVHYL, from the coding sequence ATGAATCGACAAGCCCTTGTAACAATCGACTTGAGCGAGATCAGCTCGCCGCGCCAGCTGCATGCGGCCTTGGCGGCCGCGCTGGCTTTCCCATCCTTCTACGGCATGAACTGGGATGCATTCTGGGACGCCATCACGGGCCTGGTGGACATGCCGCAACGGATCGAGCTGCGCGGCTGGCCGGCCTTCGCCGCGCGCCTGCCCCACGAAGCGGCCACCCTGCAGCGCATCCTGACGCGCATGGCGCAGGATACGCAAGATGCGCCGGACGGAGCGACACACGTGCATTACCTGTAG
- the leuA gene encoding 2-isopropylmalate synthase, translating to MMLQNPASKYRAFPPVKLTDRQWPNQIISKPPIWMSTDLRDGNQSLIEPMSAEKKLRFFEMLIAIGLKEIEVGFPSASQTDFDFVRKLVDEGRIPDDVTIIVLTQSREELIRRTVESVVGAKRAIVHLYNSVAPVFRKVVFGMSREEITNIATTGTTLVKQLVAQHPQTEWGFEYTPESFSTTELDFSKHICDAVSAIWKPTPANKMIINLPSTVECSTPNVYADQIEWMSRKLARRDSIIISVHPHNDRGTAVASAELAVMAGADRVEGCLFGNGERTGNVDLVTLAMNLYTQGVHPGLDFSDIDSVRKCVEECNQLPVHPRHPYAGDLVFTAFSGSHQDAIKKGFAKQQPDSIWEVPYLPIDPADLGRSYDAVIRVNSQSGKGGMAYLLEQEYGLVLPRRLQIEFSRAVQAVADATGREIAAQDIHDIFQKEYLEQTAPYAYASHRMVEDTSSDESVQIDISLSHRQTPLALQGGGNGPIDAFVNALGLDIKLMDYHEHSIGSGANAQAACYVELRLDNGPTLFGAAIDSNIVTASFKAVLSAVNRRIKQTDAEKTTAADVTASAA from the coding sequence ATGATGTTGCAAAACCCAGCTTCCAAATACCGCGCCTTTCCTCCAGTTAAATTGACCGACCGTCAATGGCCGAACCAGATCATCAGCAAACCGCCTATCTGGATGAGCACCGACTTGCGCGACGGCAACCAGTCTCTGATCGAGCCGATGAGCGCGGAAAAGAAGCTGCGTTTCTTCGAGATGCTGATCGCCATCGGCCTGAAGGAAATCGAAGTGGGCTTCCCATCGGCATCGCAGACGGATTTCGATTTCGTGCGCAAGCTCGTCGATGAAGGCCGCATCCCGGACGACGTCACCATCATCGTGCTGACACAGTCGCGTGAAGAGCTGATCCGCCGCACCGTGGAATCCGTTGTCGGCGCCAAGCGCGCCATCGTCCACCTGTACAACTCCGTGGCGCCCGTGTTCCGCAAGGTCGTGTTCGGCATGTCGCGCGAGGAAATCACGAATATCGCCACCACCGGCACCACCCTCGTCAAACAGCTGGTGGCCCAGCATCCGCAAACGGAATGGGGCTTCGAATACACGCCGGAATCGTTCTCGACGACGGAACTCGATTTCTCCAAGCATATCTGCGACGCCGTCAGCGCCATCTGGAAGCCGACACCCGCCAACAAGATGATCATCAACTTGCCGTCGACCGTGGAATGCAGCACGCCGAACGTGTATGCGGACCAGATCGAATGGATGTCGCGCAAGCTGGCGCGCCGCGATTCCATCATCATCAGCGTGCACCCGCATAACGACCGCGGCACGGCCGTCGCCTCGGCCGAACTGGCCGTGATGGCGGGCGCCGACCGCGTGGAAGGCTGCTTGTTCGGCAATGGCGAGCGCACCGGCAACGTCGACCTGGTGACCTTGGCGATGAATTTGTACACGCAGGGCGTGCACCCGGGCCTGGATTTCTCCGACATCGACAGCGTGCGCAAGTGCGTGGAGGAATGCAACCAGTTGCCCGTCCACCCGCGCCACCCGTATGCGGGCGACCTGGTATTTACGGCCTTCTCCGGCTCGCACCAGGATGCAATCAAGAAAGGTTTCGCCAAGCAACAGCCGGACAGCATCTGGGAAGTGCCGTACTTGCCGATCGACCCGGCCGACCTGGGCCGCAGCTACGACGCCGTGATCCGCGTCAACAGCCAGTCCGGCAAGGGTGGCATGGCGTACTTGCTGGAACAGGAGTACGGCCTGGTCTTGCCGCGCCGCCTGCAGATCGAATTCTCGCGCGCCGTGCAAGCCGTGGCCGACGCGACGGGCCGCGAGATCGCCGCGCAGGATATCCATGACATCTTCCAGAAGGAATACCTGGAGCAGACGGCGCCGTACGCCTACGCTTCGCACCGCATGGTGGAAGACACGAGCAGCGACGAATCCGTGCAGATCGACATCAGCCTGTCGCACCGCCAGACGCCGCTGGCCCTGCAAGGCGGCGGCAACGGTCCCATCGATGCCTTCGTCAATGCGCTCGGTCTCGACATCAAGCTGATGGATTACCATGAACACTCGATCGGTTCCGGCGCCAATGCGCAAGCGGCTTGCTATGTGGAATTGCGCCTCGATAACGGCCCTACCCTGTTCGGCGCCGCCATCGACAGCAATATCGTCACCGCCTCGTTCAAGGCCGTCCTGTCGGCCGTGAACCGCCGCATCAAGCAGACGGACGCCGAAAAAACAACAGCGGCCGACGTGACCGCCAGCGCCGCCTGA
- a CDS encoding ABC transporter ATP-binding protein: protein MLELRHLSKSYANARPVLANISCRFKAGEFIAIMGDSGVGKSTLLNLIAGLDTPDAGAEAHPILVDGIAMSSLDDAAATRLRRARMGFIFQAFHVLPHLTLQQNVALPLLLNGLPQERAASMLEAVGLGGRGGDFPQQLSGGEMQRVAIARALVHKPALVLADEPTGNLDPDTAHSILQLLRAEIKANGSCAIMVTHSLAAAEMADRTMILTKSGLQNTTIVNQIDQTIS, encoded by the coding sequence ATGCTCGAATTGCGCCATCTGTCGAAGTCCTATGCCAATGCCCGTCCCGTGCTGGCCAACATTTCCTGCCGTTTCAAGGCAGGGGAATTCATCGCCATCATGGGCGACTCGGGCGTGGGCAAGTCGACCTTGCTGAACCTGATCGCCGGCCTCGATACGCCCGATGCGGGTGCCGAAGCGCACCCTATCCTGGTGGACGGCATTGCCATGTCCAGCCTCGATGACGCCGCCGCGACCCGGCTGCGTCGCGCCCGCATGGGCTTTATTTTCCAGGCCTTCCACGTCTTGCCGCACCTGACCCTGCAGCAAAATGTGGCCCTGCCGCTGCTGCTCAACGGACTGCCCCAGGAGCGTGCCGCCAGCATGCTCGAGGCCGTCGGCCTGGGCGGACGCGGCGGCGACTTTCCGCAGCAGTTGTCGGGCGGCGAAATGCAGCGCGTGGCCATCGCCCGCGCGCTCGTGCACAAGCCGGCGCTGGTGCTGGCCGACGAGCCGACCGGCAACCTCGACCCCGATACGGCGCACAGCATCCTGCAATTGCTGCGCGCCGAGATCAAGGCCAACGGCAGTTGCGCGATCATGGTCACGCATTCGCTGGCCGCCGCCGAAATGGCGGACCGGACCATGATTTTGACGAAAAGCGGCTTACAAAATACAACAATCGTCAACCAAATTGATCAAACAATCAGTTAA
- the egtD gene encoding L-histidine N(alpha)-methyltransferase, whose protein sequence is MTMPLAQQQSDLYPASNAEAASATPATIAEISAGLLARDAWTSPKYLYDALGSKLFEAICALPEYYPTRTEAAIFARHGAEIAHAVGPGSTLIDLGAGNCAKAASLFPLLHPAQYVAVDISYEFLSESLSRLQQRFPHIEMTGLGLDFSSRLDLPGSVREARRLFFYPGSSIGNFAPEQATAFLRRLRANADGDGGLLIGVDLIKDDAILDAAYDDALGVTAAFNLNMLRHVNGLIGADFDVRAWQHHGFFNADERRVEMHLEARSEQLVHWQGGQRRFAKGERIHTEDSYKYTRATFVGLLEQAGFSTVQVWTDPQQWFAVIYARVIRD, encoded by the coding sequence ATGACCATGCCACTTGCGCAACAGCAGTCCGATTTGTATCCCGCCAGCAACGCCGAAGCGGCCAGCGCCACTCCTGCCACGATAGCCGAGATCAGCGCGGGCTTGCTGGCGCGCGATGCCTGGACTTCGCCCAAATACCTGTACGACGCGCTGGGCTCGAAACTGTTCGAAGCCATCTGCGCCTTGCCCGAGTACTATCCGACGCGCACCGAGGCGGCCATCTTCGCCCGCCATGGCGCCGAGATCGCCCATGCCGTGGGGCCGGGCAGCACCCTGATCGACCTGGGCGCGGGCAATTGCGCCAAGGCCGCCAGCCTGTTCCCTTTGCTGCACCCGGCGCAATATGTGGCCGTGGATATTTCCTATGAGTTTCTCAGCGAATCCTTGAGCCGGCTGCAGCAGCGCTTCCCGCACATCGAGATGACGGGCCTGGGCCTGGATTTCTCCAGCCGCCTGGACTTGCCGGGCAGCGTGCGCGAGGCGCGGCGATTGTTCTTTTATCCCGGCTCGTCCATCGGCAACTTTGCCCCCGAGCAAGCGACCGCCTTCTTGCGCCGCCTGCGCGCGAATGCGGACGGCGATGGCGGCCTGCTGATCGGCGTCGACCTGATCAAGGATGACGCCATCCTCGACGCGGCCTATGACGATGCGCTGGGCGTCACGGCCGCCTTCAACCTGAACATGTTGCGCCACGTGAACGGGCTGATCGGCGCCGACTTCGACGTGCGCGCGTGGCAGCACCATGGCTTTTTCAATGCCGACGAGCGCCGCGTCGAGATGCACCTGGAAGCGCGCAGCGAGCAGCTTGTCCATTGGCAAGGCGGCCAGCGGCGCTTCGCGAAAGGCGAGCGCATCCATACGGAAGACAGCTACAAATACACGCGCGCCACCTTCGTCGGCTTGCTGGAACAGGCCGGGTTTTCCACCGTGCAAGTCTGGACGGACCCGCAGCAGTGGTTTGCCGTTATCTACGCCCGTGTAATTAGAGACTAA
- a CDS encoding GlcG/HbpS family heme-binding protein → MQSKPILTLDDVKKIAAAAEAEAVKNNWAVTIAIVDDGGHLLWLQRMDGVAPISSHIAPSKAKTAALGRRESRIYEEMINGGRVSFLSAPEIDGLLEGGVPIVYEGHYVGAVGVSGVKSAEDAQIAKAGIAALTA, encoded by the coding sequence ATGCAATCGAAACCGATTTTGACACTGGACGACGTAAAGAAAATCGCTGCCGCCGCCGAAGCGGAAGCGGTCAAGAATAACTGGGCGGTCACGATCGCCATCGTCGACGACGGCGGCCATCTGCTGTGGCTGCAGCGCATGGATGGCGTGGCGCCGATCTCGTCGCACATCGCTCCATCGAAAGCGAAGACGGCCGCACTGGGCCGCCGCGAATCGCGCATCTATGAAGAGATGATCAATGGCGGCCGCGTGTCCTTCCTGAGCGCACCGGAAATCGACGGCTTGCTCGAAGGCGGCGTGCCTATCGTGTACGAAGGCCACTACGTGGGCGCCGTCGGCGTCTCGGGCGTGAAATCGGCGGAAGATGCGCAAATCGCCAAAGCGGGCATCGCCGCTCTGACGGCCTAA
- a CDS encoding methyl-accepting chemotaxis protein, whose protein sequence is MKLTDMKIGTRLGAGFGVVLLLMAVLVGTGLFRLDKIGALSEAIIEKDWAKADAIATIRSTTRSNAALVLELFIHEDPARASAIHGEIDANKATITDALAILERLIVLPEGKELLSILKQQRKAYVVSFSQADKLLVAGQRAEAAKHVRDDTLPALNQLQKTVNRLNDIQRDVVVHGGQQIQQNISAANMLMASLGTAALLLGVLFAWRVTRSITTPIAYALRVAQAVAGGDLSSKIVADGKDEAGQLLQALRDMNTNLATLVGQVRGGTGTIAVASSQIASGNADLSARTEAQASALEETASSMIELTGTVRSNSDNARQADNLARSASEIAQRGGSAMAEVVGTMDAINASSRKIVDIIAVIDGIAFQTNILALNAAVEAARAGEQGRGFAVVASEVRNLAQRSAAAAKEIKELIADSVDRVGQGAQLVSQAGATMDEVVASVGRVSAIVGEISVANHEQSEGIEQINAAIMQMDQTTQQNAALVEEAAAAAAAMHEQAGELETLVSQFKLEQSASAKAPARPAPSLPRLN, encoded by the coding sequence ATGAAATTGACGGACATGAAGATAGGCACGCGCCTGGGTGCGGGTTTTGGCGTGGTGCTGCTGCTGATGGCAGTGCTGGTAGGCACGGGCCTGTTCCGGCTGGACAAGATCGGCGCGCTCAGCGAAGCCATCATCGAGAAAGACTGGGCCAAGGCCGACGCCATCGCCACCATCCGCAGCACGACGCGGTCGAACGCGGCACTGGTGCTGGAACTGTTCATCCATGAAGATCCGGCCCGCGCCAGCGCCATCCACGGCGAAATCGACGCCAACAAGGCCACCATCACCGATGCGCTGGCCATCCTCGAGCGCCTGATCGTACTGCCTGAAGGCAAGGAACTGCTGTCCATCTTGAAGCAGCAGCGCAAGGCCTATGTCGTCTCGTTCAGCCAGGCCGACAAGCTGCTGGTGGCGGGACAGCGTGCGGAAGCGGCCAAGCACGTGCGCGACGATACCCTGCCCGCCCTGAACCAGTTGCAAAAGACGGTGAACCGCCTGAACGATATCCAGCGCGACGTCGTCGTGCATGGCGGCCAGCAAATCCAGCAGAATATTTCCGCAGCCAATATGCTGATGGCCAGCCTGGGCACGGCCGCCCTGCTGCTGGGCGTGCTCTTTGCGTGGCGGGTCACGCGCTCGATCACGACGCCGATCGCGTATGCCCTGCGCGTGGCGCAAGCCGTGGCCGGCGGCGACCTGAGCAGCAAGATCGTGGCCGACGGCAAGGATGAAGCGGGCCAGCTGCTGCAGGCGCTGCGCGACATGAATACCAACCTGGCCACCCTGGTGGGACAAGTGCGCGGCGGCACGGGCACGATAGCCGTGGCGTCGAGCCAGATCGCCAGCGGCAATGCCGACCTGTCGGCCCGCACGGAAGCACAGGCCAGCGCGCTGGAAGAAACGGCCTCGTCGATGATCGAACTGACCGGTACCGTGCGCAGCAACAGCGACAATGCGCGCCAGGCCGATAACCTGGCCCGCTCGGCGTCGGAAATCGCCCAGCGCGGCGGCTCGGCCATGGCGGAAGTGGTCGGCACCATGGACGCCATCAACGCGTCGTCGCGCAAGATCGTCGACATCATCGCCGTCATCGACGGCATCGCCTTCCAGACGAATATCCTCGCCCTGAACGCGGCCGTCGAGGCGGCCCGCGCCGGCGAGCAGGGACGCGGCTTTGCCGTGGTCGCATCCGAAGTACGCAACCTGGCGCAAAGGTCGGCGGCGGCGGCCAAGGAAATCAAGGAATTGATCGCCGACTCCGTCGACAGGGTCGGCCAAGGCGCGCAACTGGTCAGCCAGGCGGGCGCCACGATGGATGAAGTGGTGGCCAGCGTGGGGCGGGTCAGCGCCATCGTCGGTGAAATCAGCGTCGCCAACCACGAGCAGAGCGAAGGCATCGAGCAAATCAATGCCGCCATCATGCAGATGGACCAGACGACGCAGCAGAATGCGGCCCTCGTCGAGGAAGCGGCCGCGGCGGCGGCGGCCATGCATGAGCAGGCGGGCGAGCTGGAAACCCTCGTCAGCCAGTTCAAGCTGGAACAGAGCGCCAGCGCCAAGGCGCCGGCCCGCCCTGCCCCGTCCCTCCCGCGCTTGAACTAA
- a CDS encoding patatin-like phospholipase family protein, producing the protein MFPKRLTLLALAAFVLAGCDTTAPKPVQVLTPPEPMAVTPRKIKIGLALGGGAARGFAHIGVIKALESQGIQADIVTGTSAGSVVGAMYAAGNSGFALQKMAFDMDEAAISDWALPLFGKSSGVLKGEALQSYVNKAVGGVPLEKLKIPFGVVATDLKNGQPILFQRGNTGMAVRASSAVPGVFQPVTIAGHTYVDGGLVAPVPVRFARDMGADFIIAVNISSQTDTQKAISSMEVLMQTFAIMGQRINQFELKDADVVIQPSLGTMKGNDFNSRNQAILAGEQATFAVMAQLKQKLKAKREQ; encoded by the coding sequence ATGTTCCCTAAACGCCTGACCCTGCTTGCCCTGGCCGCCTTTGTGCTGGCCGGCTGCGATACCACCGCCCCGAAACCCGTCCAGGTGCTGACGCCTCCCGAACCGATGGCCGTGACGCCGCGCAAGATCAAGATCGGCCTGGCGCTGGGCGGCGGCGCGGCGCGCGGTTTCGCCCATATCGGCGTGATCAAGGCGCTCGAATCGCAGGGCATCCAGGCTGACATCGTCACCGGCACGAGCGCCGGCAGCGTGGTGGGCGCCATGTATGCGGCGGGCAATTCCGGCTTCGCCCTGCAAAAGATGGCCTTCGACATGGACGAGGCGGCCATTTCCGACTGGGCCTTGCCCCTGTTCGGCAAGTCGTCCGGCGTGCTGAAAGGCGAGGCGCTGCAAAGCTATGTCAACAAGGCCGTCGGCGGCGTCCCGCTGGAAAAACTCAAGATTCCATTTGGTGTGGTGGCGACCGACCTCAAGAATGGCCAGCCGATCCTGTTTCAGCGCGGCAATACCGGCATGGCCGTGCGCGCCTCGTCGGCCGTGCCCGGCGTATTCCAGCCCGTGACGATCGCCGGTCACACTTATGTAGATGGCGGCCTCGTCGCTCCCGTGCCCGTGCGCTTTGCCCGAGACATGGGCGCCGATTTCATCATCGCCGTGAATATTTCGTCGCAAACGGATACCCAGAAGGCCATCAGCTCGATGGAGGTGCTGATGCAGACGTTCGCCATCATGGGCCAGCGCATCAACCAGTTTGAACTCAAGGATGCCGACGTGGTGATCCAGCCCAGCCTGGGCACCATGAAGGGCAACGATTTCAACAGCCGCAACCAGGCCATCCTGGCGGGCGAGCAGGCGACCTTTGCCGTGATGGCGCAGCTCAAGCAAAAGCTGAAAGCGAAGCGCGAGCAGTAA
- the carA gene encoding glutamine-hydrolyzing carbamoyl-phosphate synthase small subunit, translating to MPPFFSGPAVPAILALADGTIFKGFSIGAAGHTTGEVVFNTSMTGYQEILTDPSYCRQMVTLTYPHIGNTGVNPEDVESSKVHAAGLIIRDLPLLASSFRSTLSLSDYLKAENIVAIAGIDTRKLTRILREKGAQGGAILVGTQGNEPSAAQALELARSFPGLSGMDLAKVVSSKDAYEYRETEWTLGAGYGQLADADAKYHVVAFDYGVKRNILRMLTARGCKVTVLPAQATAADALALNPDGIFLSNGPGDPEPCDYAIAATKELIEKGIPTFGICLGHQIMAIASGAKTLKMKFGHHGANHPVQDLETKQVLITSQNHGFAVDAATLPANCRVTHESLFDGSLQGFARTDKPAFCFQGHPEASPGPMDVAYLFDRFINLMAAEEKKKNA from the coding sequence TTGCCGCCATTTTTTTCTGGCCCTGCCGTTCCAGCCATATTAGCGCTTGCTGATGGAACGATCTTTAAAGGTTTTTCGATCGGTGCCGCCGGTCATACTACGGGCGAGGTTGTTTTCAACACCTCGATGACCGGGTATCAGGAAATCCTTACCGACCCAAGTTATTGCCGCCAGATGGTCACCCTGACCTATCCCCATATCGGCAATACGGGCGTCAACCCGGAAGACGTCGAATCTTCCAAGGTACACGCCGCCGGCCTCATCATCCGCGATCTGCCATTGCTGGCATCCAGTTTCCGTTCCACGCTCTCCCTGTCCGATTACCTGAAAGCTGAAAATATCGTCGCCATCGCCGGCATCGATACACGCAAGCTCACGCGCATCCTGCGTGAAAAAGGTGCGCAGGGCGGCGCCATCCTCGTCGGCACGCAAGGCAACGAGCCATCCGCCGCGCAAGCGCTGGAACTGGCCCGCTCCTTCCCCGGCCTGTCCGGCATGGACCTGGCCAAGGTGGTATCGAGCAAGGATGCCTACGAATACCGCGAAACGGAATGGACCCTGGGGGCAGGCTATGGCCAGCTGGCCGACGCCGACGCGAAATACCACGTGGTCGCCTTCGACTACGGCGTCAAGCGCAACATCCTGCGCATGCTGACGGCGCGCGGCTGCAAGGTCACCGTGCTGCCCGCGCAAGCGACGGCCGCCGACGCCCTGGCGTTGAACCCGGACGGCATCTTCCTGTCGAACGGTCCCGGTGACCCGGAGCCGTGCGATTACGCGATCGCGGCCACCAAGGAACTGATCGAGAAGGGCATCCCGACCTTCGGCATCTGCCTCGGCCACCAGATCATGGCCATCGCTTCCGGCGCGAAAACCTTGAAGATGAAGTTCGGCCACCACGGCGCCAACCACCCGGTGCAAGACCTGGAAACGAAACAGGTCCTGATCACCTCGCAAAACCACGGTTTCGCAGTCGACGCGGCAACCTTGCCCGCGAACTGCCGCGTGACCCATGAATCGCTGTTCGACGGTTCCCTGCAGGGCTTCGCCCGCACGGACAAGCCGGCCTTCTGCTTCCAGGGCCACCCTGAAGCGTCGCCGGGCCCGATGGATGTTGCTTACCTGTTTGACCGCTTCATCAACCTGATGGCTGCGGAGGAGAAAAAGAAAAATGCCTAA